TTTGCTATTCcaatataatattgaaatgttttatttatgtttgtaAGTTTTATCACAATctcaattgaaaaaatatgatCTTGATAATGCTTTATATGTGTTTTGttttgctattattttcttgcatgTATTTGATTGAATTAGTTTTACTTCTTGGTGTTTGTTTCTGGGTTTGATGTATGTAATGAGATTATGGAAGTGAAGGAAGAATCTGATTTATGTTGTGAGGTAGACACCTAACTTGCGTgtgcatattattttatcttttatattaaactattcTGTGGTGATGCTTGCTTCAACGCTTTCTAGCTCTTGTTGTTTTCTGTATTTTGGTTCTTCCTTTGGTTTTATGTCTCTGTAGCATTAGTCAAGTAACAGTAAAAAAGGAGatgaaaaattagttaatattagGAAAAAGAGTTTAGCTTGGGACAACTGACAAGTgatcatatattatatttcttcatTGGAAAGACTTCTTACAGAACTGGCAATTCTATTAGTTCATAGTACCTTAATCGTTTACTGAATCACAAAAAAGGtataaaaagatagaaaagatTTGTGATTGTTAATGGCAATTCAATCTCCAAGGTGGATCATGGATTGCATGACCAAAATATGTCCAGAAAGTTTGCCTAGTAATCTTACTAGTTGGATCAAGTGAAAGATATTAGTCCAATTGAAAATTCATGCATATGAAAGTATGTTTGCATTGAATCATTgtccaatttttatttttttttgtatgttTTGGACTTTTCTATATCGTATGATGTGTTGAAAgaattcaaagaaaagggaaaaagaattGTTACTAATTTACCAGGTATTTGTCTCAAGGATCAGCCAGTCAGTTCCATATGCACTCATATATTAAGCTTAATGATGAATGGTACATGCAACTTAGCCATACATCAGACTTTTACTActtctttaattttgttttgcaaTTCTTAATCATTTTCAATAAGAAGCTAGGATTTTAGTATATGGATGTTCTTTTGAATATGAAGCAGATGTCCAACACAACTGGAAAATTGCTTAAAGGCATTATACTTTTAGCTGTTGTTTCTCATGAGCATTATGAATTGACTTCCTTTGGAATCTCAAAATTCACTTAAGTAGAAATAGTatcattaattgaaaatttgagaTATAAGCGTTCCTTCTAGACaacattcttttatttctctcagtttgttttttgaaattctaACAGGGCTATTGCAGATTACCTTAATATTGATCTCCCATACGAGTTATCGCCAGATGATGTTTTTGTCACACTTGGATGTACACAAGCTATTGAAGTCTCGTTAACTGTTCTTGGTCGACCTGGTGCTAACATTTTGCTTCCAAGACCAGGTTTCCCATACTATACAGGTATAGCGGCACAAACTCATTTGGAGGTTCGCCATTTTGATCTTCTACCTGAAAAGGGTTGGGAGGTTAATTTTGAAGCTGTTGAGGCTCTGGCAGATGAGAATACTGCTGCCATGGTTATCATAAACCCTGGCAATCCTTGTGGAAATGTCTATAGCTATGAACATTTAAAGAAAGTGGGTGATTCTActtctctttcttcctttttttggTTACGTTTTCCTAATGAAgcaaaatttcaaactaatgcAATAGATATCAAGGCAATAATTCCTAATGataccttttttcttttgtatgtGAACTTATTCTTGAAAACCTTTGTTTATCCAAGCTCTAGGTAGGGAAGGCTGCATTTGATGGACCAATCCCATCCTCCCCCTCCCCTTTTCCCCTATCCCACCACGCGGAAGTCTCATGCACTTAGGATGCCCTTCTGTTCTCAATAGTTTTCTAAACTATGTTCCTGTTTTTGTTCTGGATTGTCTTGATATAATTGAGTGATATCATCCCGTTAGATCTGATTTCACAGTAAGATAAATTAATCAGGACCACATGCTTCCTTTTCAAGTTATTCTTAGTTGATTTGTTGAATGTTAGATTGCAGAGACAGCTAGAAAGCTTGGAATTTTAGTGATTGCGGATGAAGTATATGCCCATCTTACATTTGGGAGTACCCCGTTCGTGCCAATGGGAGTCTTTGGATCAGTTGTGCCTGTCCTTACACTTGGATCTATATCAAAGAGATGGATTGTTCCTGGCTGGAGACTTGGCTGGCTAGTCCTTAGTGATCCCAAAGGCATCCTTCAAGAAACTGGGGTtggctctctctctctctctctctgtaaTGGAGGAATTGTGCTCCCTAGCTTTCAGTCATAATACTAGGAAATGCATGGCTAGGGCGTATAGACACGGACAcgtgtatatataaattgaaacaCTTTTCTGTTCAACGTCTTCTTTTTGTCTTATTGCTGCTTTAAAGTAGTAATGCTTTTTGCTGCTTCTTAGGTTGTTGATTCCATCACGAGCTGTCTTAACATCTCCAGTGATCCGGCAACCTTCATTCAGGTTTGTAATTCATGatgctttttctttaaaagaaattatcattttaaaacAAGATATACTTATTACATttcctgaagaaattcaaTGTCTAGGAATGATGACAGTGATAATTTCTATTGAACTTAAGATCATGTTTCCTTTTAGCTTATCATTCATTTCTAGTTAtcttgaaatataattaaatgttcACCATGTGTATCAGGGCGCAATTCCACAAATCCTGACAAACACAAAGaaggatttcttttttaaaattaataacttactGCAGGAGGCTGCAGAACTATGCTATGACAGAATCCAGGACATCCCTTGCATTACTTGCCTGAGGAAACCAGAAGGTTCGATGTTTCTAATGGTGAGGGCAACACACGTAGTcaattgtataattatttttcctcAGAAAATGAAGAGACAAATTAACTTGATAATTTTGTTACAGGCAAAACTGAATTTGTCATCACTGAAAGGCATCGAGGATGATATGGACTTCTGTCTGAAGCTGGCTAAAGAGGAATCAGTCATAGTTCTACCAGGTAAGGTCTTAACAAACTCTACCAGCGCTCAAAAGTCATTTCATTTTACTGTGACACTGATGCtgataatattcttaattgCAGGGATAACTGTAGGATTGAAAAATTGGCTTCGCATAACTTTTGCCATTGAACTTTCAACCCTTGAAGTTGGCCTTGGCAGGATAAGAGCTTTCTACGAAAGGCATGCCAAGAAGCAGTGAGGATCATATCAGAACATATAGCAGGGGATCAATAACATCGCGTTGATCTTCAGGCTCTATTGCAATCTGAATTTCTAGCTACTAGTTTGTCAAGGAATAATGCAATCAGAAACATGAGAAGAGCTGAGCTATAACCAATTTCGTGTTGGATATCAAGGAAGTTCTAAACCTTAGAACTCAAGTGTCATTAGATgtctaaaatatttgtatCAGAGTGTAGTTGGTTCAGTTAGATAAACTACCAGTAAAGCTCATCATTTCATAGTGGCATGTTAGAATCTACTTGAGCAATAAAGATCGCCCTTTCTTAGTAATCGAAACGTACAAGGGGTGTATTGGAGGGGATCCCAACTCTGTGTTGGATCTCAAGTCGTAATTGCTTGTTCTTCCTACAATGTTCTAGACTTTAGAACTGAAGTAGCATCAGATGTTTAAAATCCTTGTAATGTTGTTCATACTTAGTTTATCTGTCAGAAATATCTCAATATTCTATAAGCCATCAAGCACCATCTCTCTGTTTCCACATTCAGTCATTTTTCACTGATTCCAGATTCACATTTAGTCATTCTCAACATTCTATAACCCTTcaactctttatcttatctCTCTGCTCTCTGCTCTCTTCTTCTACTTTATCTCTTCCTTCATCTGTATCTTCTTCCTGTCACTTGAGTTAATGGTTATGACATGTATCAGGCTCGAATAATAATCAGAATATGCTTGCTTCATGAGCACCAGGATGAGTTATCAGCTGCAATCATGGgatttttaagttattaagCTCTTACTTATGTCTTGGATGAGACATTGCCAAATGCATTCTAATGTTCTCTCTAGTTTCAACATCATACATATGCCTGTGCAGTATTAGTATTTAGCTTACTCGATGCATTATCGATATTTAGTTtgtctatttataaatatcaacacctttaattaacattttataaatcattacgcaaatttttattaataataacgtAAAGTTTTTCGGTTCTAAacgttaattttctttaacttGAATCTCaagaattataaatgaattgaCAAATtcactaatatttatattatttataatttcttaaaacgtctattaaaaatatcttaataagaaaaattataatattactaattaaaaaaatcaatttttttaatataaactgAAAATGACTTATCAAcatttgagaaaatatatataattaggtgattttattagtataatttatataatttaattagcgtcattattatattattttatttgaataaatttagttagactgatttattttctttattagctAAATttttcatgtatatatatatatatatatatatatatatatatatatatggtagtggttttttttttttttttttttgttgcaGGTGTATGTTTGGCAGAAATAGATAGCTGGGACATTTGTTGGCCTGGCTATACCACGTGGACActacataaatttatttacttttttattttattttaattgccAACTAAGCACCAATTGGGCATGCAAGTTGCCAAgtgtcctttttcttttatctaaaACTTCAAATTTGGTCCTTATGTTTTACAAATTTACACTTTCTGCaacaaaacttatttttataatttgcaATAAGCTTTATACATAACAACTCAAAACTTTTGAGAGATTTGTTTTCAACCCAAATCCTAAactttaattcatttttaattaacaaaatgCATGTTTTCCACACTTGAATATTTAATTCCCAATTCAATATCAGGATAAAAGAAGTCCATGCTTCGCATATACATGCAACTTGAATTTCACTTCAGCTTCCATTAACTTCACTTAGATCCTCCAAACACAGTAGTACAGGCAAAATTCTAAGGGGAACACACacagaagagaaagaaaaagaaaatggagaacGCAAGGAAGCAGTGGAGTTTTAGAGGAAATGAGAAGCTGAATACAGATAGAATAGCAACTATTAGAGGCACACTGGACTTGCTAACGGagaatattaataaagaagataaaaggcCAATAATTCCATTTAGCCATGGTGATCCTGCTGCCTTTCCGTCGTTTAGGACCAGTCTTAAAGCTGAAAGTGCTGTGGTTGATGCCCTTCAATCTGCCCAGTTCAATACTTATTCTTCTTGTATCGGTATTCTTCCTGCAAGAAGGTATATATGTTTTCTCacttcttaattatattaaacttTTTAGAACAATCTGGATGAGAAATTGGGAGGATGAAAATTTGTTCGAGTCTTGATTGTTTACAAGAAGCTGACATTCCATCCCTGAGCTACTAGTTCACTCGCTTACTTGTTTAGTGACTTGTCTGATTCTTGATTTTGTTTGTGTCATTGATAAGCAGGGCAGTTGCTGAATATCTTTCCCTAGACCTTCCCTACAAGTTATCACCTGATGATGTTTATATTACTGTGGGAAGTGCGCAAGCAATGGAAGTGATAGTGGCAGTTCTTGCAAGTCCTGGTGCAAACGTTTTGCTTCCAAGACCAGGTTTCCCAAACTATGAAGCTCGCTGCTTATTTAGCCAACTTGACTTTCGCCATTACGATCTTCTTCCTGACAAGGGTTGGGAGGTGGATCTCGATTCTCTCGAAGCCCTTGCTGATGAAAATACTGCTGCTATAGTTATCATTAATCCAGGAAATCCATGTGGGAATGTTTTCTCGTTTGAGCATTTGAAGAAggtgtttttcctttatcttaATTTCTGTATCTAATCAGAGTTGGGAACTGGTTAATACCCAAGTAATGTTGTTATTACAAGTATTTTGGGTGTCAGCAACACCCGTATTAAATGATAGGGATGTGATGATAGCCAGCCAACTTTGTAGTTAGAATGATCAGGCTGCTTTGGTAGATATCATAGCAGTATATGCTTCCATTAATGTAGTTCTGACATTAGTTGCTGGTTTTGTTGAATATTAGATAGCAGAGACTGCACAAAAGCTTGGAATTTTGGTGATTACTGATGAAGTTTACGAGCATCTCACTTTTGGGGACAATCCATTCATTCCAATGGCTTCTTTTGGATCGATTGTCCCTGTTATCACTCTGGGTTCTTTATCTAAGAAATGGGCTGTTCCTGGCTGGCGAGTTGGTTGGCTAGCAACATGTGATCCCACTGGCACTCTACAAAAATCTGGGGttcttcctctctctctctctctctctctctctgtgtgtgtgtgttatTATTGAGTATACAACTAAGCTATACAGGCTGCTCGAAATAAACTAGATAAGATCTTCGACCACCAATAGGACTGATTGATCAGTTAGCATAAAGCTTTTCAGGTATCTGTTTCTTTGTCACAGCATTAACATTTAAAGTCGAATGAGGTTGAGTAAATAGCATACCTTTTATTTCCTTGCTCAAGATCTATAAATCCTAGTCTTCAAAGAACTACATTTAGCAATTTGAGCCAGTCGCTGCGAAATGATTGTACGGCTCCTGTAATAGATGATGGAATTTATGTTTGTATACCTGCAAATACTATTTATTTGCTTGCAACTAAATCTGGTCtgatttgtttgtttttgtcTTCCTTTCAGATAATGGAGCATATAAAGGCATGTCTCGAAATTGACTCGGATCCTGCGACCTTCATTCAGGTAGTGTTAGTTACTTTTGTGACATGAAGAAAGCTCAACTTTCTCTACCTATATATGCTTTAAGGATTTAGGCAGACCAAATTATAAGTTATTGGAAAACATGAATCAACTCGACAGGCAGCACTTCCTCAGATTCTTCAGGAAACAGAAGGAGGTTTCTTCTtgaaatatgtaaatttactTAAGCAAGGTTCAGACATTCTTTACGacagaataaaagaaattcctTGCATTACTTGCCCAAGAAAACCTGAAGGATCTTTTTTTGCAATGGTGAGAATATATTGTATAGTTGGTGGTACAAATATGTTTCTTATTATAACTGACACGAAAGATCATTGGTCGTGAACAATGTTAATTGCAGGTTCAGTTGGACGTGTCACTACTGGAAGGCATAAATGATGACACAGAGTTCTGCTTCGAGCTAGCAAAGGAGGAATCTGTAATTATTCTACCTGGTAAGAAATCTGTGAtgaaaattacatataaaatggCTGTTTCAGTTTTTGTTTCAACAGGGTCTGTGAGGGTTTGGATTTATTATGCAGGAGTTATGGTTGGACTGAAAAATTGGGTTCGGTTATGTTTTGCCCTTGAACTATCAATTCTTGAAGATGCTCTTGCAAGGATTAATTCTTTTTGCCAGAGGCATGCCGAGCAACATTAAAAATCTTTAACTCTTGCTTTCTTAGTGAATATGCTTAGTGAAGTAAAAGCTCAG
The sequence above is drawn from the Ricinus communis isolate WT05 ecotype wild-type chromosome 7, ASM1957865v1, whole genome shotgun sequence genome and encodes:
- the LOC8269139 gene encoding nicotianamine aminotransferase 1 isoform X1 translates to MENGVSTKWGFRANEGLTAAAAVTVRGVLDALNSNLNKEDERTVIPLGHGDPSAFPSFLTASAAEDAIVDALKSAKYNCYSPTVGLLPARRAIADYLNIDLPYELSPDDVFVTLGCTQAIEVSLTVLGRPGANILLPRPGFPYYTGIAAQTHLEVRHFDLLPEKGWEVNFEAVEALADENTAAMVIINPGNPCGNVYSYEHLKKIAETARKLGILVIADEVYAHLTFGSTPFVPMGVFGSVVPVLTLGSISKRWIVPGWRLGWLVLSDPKGILQETGVVDSITSCLNISSDPATFIQGAIPQILTNTKKDFFFKINNLLQEAAELCYDRIQDIPCITCLRKPEGSMFLMAKLNLSSLKGIEDDMDFCLKLAKEESVIVLPGITVGLKNWLRITFAIELSTLEVGLGRIRAFYERHAKKQ
- the LOC8269139 gene encoding nicotianamine aminotransferase 1 isoform X2, coding for MENGVSTKWGFRANEGLTAAAAVTVRGVLDALNSNLNKEDERTVIPLGHGDPSAFPSFLTASAAEDAIVDALKSAKYNCYSPTVGLLPARRAIADYLNIDLPYELSPDDVFVTLGCTQAIEVSLTVLGRPGANILLPRPGFPYYTGIAAQTHLEVRHFDLLPEKGWEVNFEAVEALADENTAAMVIINPGNPCGNVYSYEHLKKIAETARKLGILVIADEVYAHLTFGSTPFVPMGVFGSVVPVLTLGSISKRWIVPGWRLGWLVLSDPKGILQETGVVDSITSCLNISSDPATFIQEAAELCYDRIQDIPCITCLRKPEGSMFLMAKLNLSSLKGIEDDMDFCLKLAKEESVIVLPGITVGLKNWLRITFAIELSTLEVGLGRIRAFYERHAKKQ
- the LOC8269138 gene encoding nicotianamine aminotransferase 1, translated to MENARKQWSFRGNEKLNTDRIATIRGTLDLLTENINKEDKRPIIPFSHGDPAAFPSFRTSLKAESAVVDALQSAQFNTYSSCIGILPARRAVAEYLSLDLPYKLSPDDVYITVGSAQAMEVIVAVLASPGANVLLPRPGFPNYEARCLFSQLDFRHYDLLPDKGWEVDLDSLEALADENTAAIVIINPGNPCGNVFSFEHLKKIAETAQKLGILVITDEVYEHLTFGDNPFIPMASFGSIVPVITLGSLSKKWAVPGWRVGWLATCDPTGTLQKSGIMEHIKACLEIDSDPATFIQAALPQILQETEGGFFLKYVNLLKQGSDILYDRIKEIPCITCPRKPEGSFFAMVQLDVSLLEGINDDTEFCFELAKEESVIILPGVMVGLKNWVRLCFALELSILEDALARINSFCQRHAEQH